In the genome of Hymenobacter cellulosivorans, one region contains:
- a CDS encoding fucose isomerase gives MAPVILKEVVLVASGDLRLAANQNCWAAQQAMEEQLGAALARQGYTVKRAHAYDPRKQHGFIDSQKMGMDVFRGIDPQQPLIVAESVWQYSHHVLAGLTTHQGPILTVANWSGQWPGLVGMLNLNGCLTKAGVAYSTLWSEDFTDEFFEAGLQQWLNEGRISQDQSHVQPFAAATLPAADEQTGRAFGRRFRQQKAIMGVFDEGCMGMYNAIVPDELLHPTGVFKERLSQATLYAAMREVTDQDAQAVLDWLLAKGMKFNWGTDEATELTRTQTLDQCKMYVAAVRLAAEFGCDTIGIQYQQGLKDLTAASDLVEGLLNNTDRPPVFSAAGEELYPGRALPHFNEVDECAGLDALLTYRLWEELGMSGETTLHDLRWGQLYDTGEGEEFVWLFLISGAAPPAHFVGGYQGASSERQPPMYFRLGGGSLKGISRPGSLVWSRIYVMDGKLHCDLGVGEAVALPAAETQRRWQETTPEWPIMHAVLRGVSRNQMMARHKANHIQVVYAPYEAKAHQACRIKAAALAELGVEVHFCGDVIGLTADAAKDRVKHLVLPN, from the coding sequence GTGGCTCCCGTTATCCTCAAAGAAGTAGTACTCGTTGCCAGCGGTGATTTGCGCCTGGCAGCCAACCAGAACTGCTGGGCCGCCCAGCAGGCCATGGAAGAGCAATTGGGCGCCGCCCTGGCCCGGCAGGGCTACACCGTGAAGCGCGCCCACGCCTACGACCCGCGGAAGCAGCACGGCTTCATCGACTCCCAGAAGATGGGCATGGATGTGTTCCGCGGTATCGACCCGCAGCAGCCGCTCATCGTGGCCGAAAGCGTGTGGCAGTACTCCCACCACGTGCTGGCCGGCCTCACCACCCACCAGGGCCCCATTCTGACGGTGGCTAACTGGAGCGGGCAGTGGCCCGGGCTAGTGGGCATGCTCAACCTGAACGGCTGCCTGACCAAAGCTGGCGTGGCGTATAGCACGCTCTGGAGCGAGGATTTCACCGACGAGTTCTTCGAAGCTGGCCTGCAGCAGTGGCTTAATGAAGGCCGCATCAGCCAGGACCAGAGCCACGTGCAGCCTTTTGCCGCCGCTACGCTACCTGCCGCCGACGAGCAGACAGGCCGGGCCTTCGGCCGCCGCTTCCGCCAGCAAAAGGCCATTATGGGCGTGTTCGACGAAGGCTGCATGGGCATGTACAATGCCATTGTGCCCGACGAGCTGCTGCACCCCACCGGCGTATTCAAGGAGCGCCTGAGTCAGGCCACGCTCTACGCCGCCATGCGGGAGGTAACCGACCAGGATGCCCAGGCCGTGCTCGACTGGCTCTTGGCCAAGGGCATGAAGTTTAACTGGGGCACCGACGAGGCCACCGAGCTGACCCGCACCCAGACCCTGGACCAGTGCAAAATGTACGTGGCCGCCGTGCGTCTGGCCGCCGAGTTCGGCTGCGACACCATCGGCATTCAGTACCAGCAGGGCCTCAAAGACCTCACCGCCGCCAGCGACTTGGTCGAGGGCCTGCTCAACAACACCGACCGGCCCCCGGTATTTTCCGCTGCCGGCGAGGAGCTCTACCCCGGCCGGGCTTTACCCCACTTCAACGAAGTCGACGAGTGCGCCGGCCTGGATGCCTTGCTGACGTACCGCCTCTGGGAAGAACTGGGCATGTCGGGCGAAACGACCCTGCACGATTTGCGCTGGGGCCAACTCTACGACACGGGCGAAGGCGAGGAATTTGTGTGGCTGTTCCTGATTTCGGGCGCGGCCCCGCCGGCGCACTTCGTGGGCGGCTACCAGGGCGCCAGCAGTGAGCGGCAGCCCCCCATGTACTTCCGTCTGGGCGGGGGCAGCCTCAAGGGCATCAGCCGGCCGGGCTCCCTGGTCTGGAGCCGAATATACGTCATGGACGGCAAGCTGCACTGCGACCTGGGCGTGGGCGAAGCCGTGGCTTTGCCCGCCGCCGAAACCCAGCGCCGTTGGCAGGAAACTACCCCCGAGTGGCCCATTATGCACGCCGTGCTGCGTGGAGTGAGCCGCAACCAGATGATGGCCCGCCACAAGGCCAACCACATTCAGGTGGTGTACGCTCCCTACGAAGCCAAGGCCCACCAGGCCTGCCGCATCAAGGCTGCCGCCCTGGCCGAGCTGGGCGTGGAAGTGCACTTCTGCGGCGACGTAATCGGCCTGACGGCGGATGCGGCCAAAGACCGGGTGAAGCACCTGGTGCTGCCTAACTAG
- a CDS encoding dihydrodipicolinate synthase family protein — MEKSRKGFVPVMLMPFQNDGQIDYPALTRLTELYLKAGASGLFANCLSSEMFELSAQERLQSIRHVVDVVGGAVPVVATGTFAGSLTEQADFVKRVYETGTEAVIVITGLLAEQSESDAVFNERVFRLLSWTPGIPLGFYECPEPYKRLLSAEQLGQFVQTGRVIYHKDTCLDINQVKAKLAAAEGHPFGLYDAYMGHAVASLRAGAAGLSCIQGNFFPELIVWLCDNYDQPHLQTEVEEVQQFFIRNMDVMHHVYPIAAKYSLKQRGIDISTFTRRQVGNFSSAVRQGVEALSGDYLTLSRSLELA; from the coding sequence ATGGAAAAATCACGCAAAGGATTTGTCCCGGTCATGCTCATGCCTTTTCAGAACGATGGGCAAATCGACTACCCGGCGCTGACGCGCCTGACGGAGCTGTACTTAAAGGCCGGTGCGTCCGGACTGTTTGCCAATTGCTTGTCGAGCGAGATGTTCGAGCTCAGCGCCCAGGAGCGCCTGCAAAGCATCCGTCACGTGGTGGACGTGGTGGGCGGGGCCGTGCCCGTGGTGGCTACCGGCACCTTCGCCGGCTCTCTCACCGAGCAGGCCGACTTCGTGAAGCGCGTCTACGAAACTGGCACCGAGGCGGTCATCGTCATCACGGGCCTGCTGGCCGAGCAGAGCGAGTCGGATGCCGTGTTCAACGAGCGGGTGTTTCGGCTGCTGAGCTGGACGCCGGGCATTCCGCTGGGCTTCTACGAATGCCCCGAGCCCTACAAGCGCCTGCTCTCGGCCGAGCAGCTGGGTCAGTTTGTGCAAACCGGGCGCGTAATTTACCACAAGGACACCTGCCTGGATATCAACCAGGTAAAAGCCAAGCTGGCCGCGGCCGAAGGCCATCCGTTTGGCCTCTACGATGCCTACATGGGTCATGCCGTGGCCTCGCTGCGGGCTGGGGCAGCGGGTTTGTCCTGTATTCAGGGCAACTTCTTCCCTGAGCTCATTGTGTGGCTCTGCGACAACTACGACCAGCCTCATTTACAAACTGAAGTAGAGGAAGTGCAGCAGTTTTTCATCCGCAACATGGACGTGATGCACCACGTGTATCCCATTGCGGCCAAGTACTCGCTCAAGCAGCGCGGCATCGATATTTCGACCTTCACGCGCCGGCAGGTCGGCAACTTTTCCAGCGCCGTGCGCCAGGGCGTGGAGGCCCTCAGCGGCGACTATCTGACCCTGAGCCGCAGCCTGGAACTAGCTTAG
- a CDS encoding RagB/SusD family nutrient uptake outer membrane protein: protein MHRIIRSLTFALLVLAASACKDQLEEYNPSGATAEAVFTTPEGFETAVNGAYTYNRVIYGKESGFALLEMGTDIWTAAASNDASAASNTRPQPPLMNYQGLQTDNVWVKNNLWTPCYQGINLVNQALKYIDQAGLPSTRRPSAEAELRFMRAWYYYHLVESYGPVPLRLEPTEGVVNTATRASVQDVYAQIFTDLEFAVRNLPVTLTQFPAPATANDYGRITRPAAEAFAAKAYLSNGQYQRAAHFARKVTTTYSGQGIRLVSNYASLWDFNNQKNSEVLWAVNYSTNLTFNAGSNTAHQWFLMKYDDQPGMVRDVANGLPGVRYMPTRFLLDLYNEQNDARYLGSFKQAWIANSNTNIPRWTQAEVNQNPALAPVLNQPKFAVNDTAVLTSKRSIDDFRQRYTQRYRYKVYDIDDLYNADGSLKGERRYYPSLRKFDDPTRATPTVTESARDAFMLRLGDIILIGAEAQVRLGRTDSAAYYVNQVRTRAALPGRTAAMQVTPAQMTLDFILDERARELAGEQVRWLDLKRTGKLAERVRLYNPDAKASIQEFHALRPIPQSDIDAVTNKGDFQQNPGY from the coding sequence ATGCATAGAATCATTCGTTCCCTGACTTTTGCCCTGCTGGTGCTGGCCGCTTCTGCCTGTAAAGACCAGCTCGAAGAATACAACCCCAGCGGCGCCACCGCCGAAGCCGTGTTTACCACGCCCGAAGGCTTTGAAACGGCCGTCAACGGTGCTTACACCTACAACCGCGTCATCTACGGCAAGGAATCCGGCTTTGCCCTGCTGGAAATGGGTACCGATATCTGGACGGCTGCTGCTAGCAACGACGCTTCGGCCGCCAGCAACACCCGCCCCCAGCCCCCGCTGATGAACTACCAGGGGTTGCAGACCGACAACGTGTGGGTGAAAAATAACCTCTGGACGCCCTGCTACCAAGGCATCAATCTCGTGAATCAGGCCCTGAAGTACATCGACCAGGCCGGGCTGCCCTCGACCCGCCGGCCCTCGGCCGAGGCCGAGCTACGCTTCATGCGGGCCTGGTACTACTACCACCTGGTGGAAAGCTACGGGCCAGTGCCCCTGCGCCTGGAACCCACCGAGGGCGTGGTCAATACCGCTACCCGGGCCTCGGTACAGGACGTGTACGCCCAGATTTTCACCGACCTGGAGTTTGCCGTGCGCAACCTGCCCGTGACGCTAACCCAGTTTCCGGCCCCGGCCACGGCCAACGACTACGGCCGCATCACCCGGCCCGCCGCCGAAGCCTTTGCGGCTAAGGCCTACCTCTCGAACGGGCAGTACCAGCGCGCCGCCCATTTTGCCCGCAAGGTCACTACAACCTACTCCGGGCAGGGAATTCGGCTGGTGAGCAATTATGCCAGCCTCTGGGACTTCAACAACCAGAAGAATTCTGAGGTGCTCTGGGCAGTGAACTACTCCACCAACCTGACCTTCAACGCGGGCAGCAACACGGCCCACCAGTGGTTTTTGATGAAGTACGACGACCAGCCTGGTATGGTGCGCGACGTGGCCAACGGGCTGCCGGGGGTGCGCTACATGCCCACGCGCTTTCTGCTCGACCTCTACAACGAGCAGAATGACGCCCGCTACCTGGGTTCATTTAAGCAAGCCTGGATTGCCAACTCCAACACCAACATTCCGCGCTGGACGCAGGCTGAAGTCAATCAGAACCCGGCCCTGGCCCCGGTGCTGAATCAGCCTAAATTCGCCGTAAACGACACGGCCGTGCTGACCAGCAAGCGCAGCATCGACGACTTTCGGCAGCGCTACACCCAGCGCTACCGCTACAAGGTCTACGACATCGACGACCTGTATAATGCCGACGGCTCCCTGAAAGGCGAACGGCGCTACTACCCCTCGCTGCGCAAGTTCGACGACCCCACCCGCGCCACGCCCACCGTGACGGAAAGCGCCCGGGATGCCTTCATGCTCCGCCTCGGCGACATCATCCTCATCGGGGCCGAAGCTCAGGTGCGCCTCGGCCGCACCGACTCGGCCGCCTACTACGTGAACCAGGTGCGCACCCGCGCCGCATTGCCCGGCCGCACGGCCGCCATGCAGGTCACGCCCGCCCAGATGACCCTGGACTTCATCCTCGACGAGCGGGCCCGGGAACTAGCCGGCGAGCAGGTGCGCTGGCTGGATCTGAAGCGCACCGGCAAGCTCGCGGAGCGCGTGCGCCTCTACAACCCCGACGCCAAGGCTTCTATCCAGGAGTTTCATGCCCTGCGCCCTATTCCGCAGAGCGACATCGACGCGGTAACCAACAAAGGGGATTTTCAGCAGAACCCGGGCTACTAA
- a CDS encoding AraC family transcriptional regulator, translating to MKAHFHKVPVSTQSSFSIRHDRKPNFGTTWHYHPELELHYVIRGEGVRLIGDNISNFSSGEIILLGANLPHTWRCNEEYFQNDPAQEVEAVVIQFLPECLGRYLLGLPEAYLIPKLFEKAKSGLLIGGEAKARLAPLMLAAVQATDLDRIIIFLSILKIISETSEIQSIAAEHHAYKQSTESDNQRINKVCNYTLSNYKKEITLEEIASISNLSVTSFCRYFKLITKKTYYDFLIEIRISQACRLLIEDKMPTEVICFECGFNNVSNFYRHFKKITKMTPLEYKRKYLHSYKELAAA from the coding sequence ATGAAAGCGCACTTCCACAAAGTCCCGGTCAGCACCCAGAGCTCGTTCAGCATTCGGCACGACCGAAAGCCTAACTTCGGCACCACCTGGCACTACCACCCCGAGCTGGAGCTGCACTACGTGATTCGGGGCGAGGGCGTGCGGCTGATTGGCGACAACATCAGCAACTTCTCCTCGGGCGAGATTATCCTGCTCGGCGCCAACCTGCCCCACACTTGGCGCTGCAACGAAGAGTATTTCCAGAACGACCCCGCCCAGGAAGTGGAGGCCGTCGTTATCCAGTTTTTGCCCGAGTGCCTGGGCCGCTACCTGCTGGGCCTGCCCGAGGCCTACCTGATTCCCAAGCTGTTCGAAAAAGCCAAGAGCGGCCTGCTCATCGGCGGCGAAGCCAAGGCCCGCCTGGCTCCCCTGATGCTGGCCGCCGTGCAGGCCACCGACCTGGACCGCATCATCATCTTCTTGTCTATTCTGAAAATCATTTCCGAAACGTCGGAAATCCAGTCCATTGCCGCCGAGCACCACGCCTACAAGCAGTCGACCGAGTCGGACAACCAGCGCATCAACAAGGTGTGCAACTACACGCTGTCCAACTACAAAAAGGAAATTACCCTGGAGGAAATTGCCTCCATCAGCAACTTGAGCGTGACGTCGTTCTGCCGGTATTTTAAGCTGATAACCAAGAAAACGTACTACGATTTCCTCATCGAAATCCGCATCAGCCAGGCTTGCCGCCTGCTCATCGAGGACAAGATGCCCACGGAGGTTATCTGCTTTGAGTGCGGCTTCAACAACGTGTCGAACTTCTACCGGCACTTCAAGAAAATCACGAAGATGACCCCGCTGGAGTACAAGCGCAAATACCTGCACAGCTACAAGGAACTGGCGGCCGCCTAG
- a CDS encoding sodium:solute symporter, which produces MSNLRVLDLSIIALYLLAMIAVGVYFARKNVNPEQYSSASGSIPGWAIGLSIYATFLSSNTFLGVPGKAFGTNWNAFVFSLSMPLAAWVAARYFVPFYRSTGEISAYTHLEHRFGSWARTYAVVCFLLTQLARIGSIFFGIALTLQALTGFSMEMIMLCTGICIIVYTVLGGIEAVIWTEVVQGVIKTFGALLILYLIIENMPGGLPNVVAIGQQHDKFSLGGFLPDFTQSTFWVVLLYGFFINLNNFGVDQNYVQRYHTAASAKQAAKSIWLCVWLYLPASLLFFVIGSALFAYYQVHPELIEAVKLKVAAEKLPLTATAAQISQAAAQLLPSDYGDKVMPHFMVTKIPSGFVGLIVSAILSAAMSTISSGMNASATVFTADIYERYFKPNLNMRQTMRMLHLGTVVVGLLGMGTGIAMIGVKSVLDVWWELSGIFAAGMLGLFLLGVISRQTGNHEALTATIIGVLVILWMTFSGKLPEELASFRNPLHKSMIIVVGTLTIFLVGLLLTKWRGAKAVPPEPTLAAAEQVH; this is translated from the coding sequence ATGAGCAACCTGCGAGTTCTAGACCTGTCCATTATTGCCCTCTACCTGCTGGCTATGATAGCCGTGGGGGTGTACTTCGCGCGGAAAAATGTGAATCCGGAGCAGTACTCCAGCGCCTCGGGCTCCATTCCGGGCTGGGCTATTGGTCTGTCGATTTACGCCACCTTCCTGAGCAGCAATACCTTTCTGGGCGTGCCGGGCAAGGCATTTGGGACCAACTGGAACGCCTTTGTTTTCAGTCTGTCGATGCCGCTGGCGGCCTGGGTAGCGGCCCGCTACTTTGTGCCATTTTACCGCAGCACCGGTGAAATTTCGGCCTACACCCACCTGGAGCACCGCTTTGGCAGCTGGGCCCGCACTTATGCCGTGGTCTGTTTTCTGCTGACCCAGCTGGCCCGCATCGGCTCCATCTTTTTCGGTATTGCCCTTACCCTGCAGGCGCTGACGGGCTTTTCGATGGAGATGATTATGCTCTGCACCGGCATCTGCATCATTGTTTATACTGTACTGGGCGGCATTGAGGCCGTTATCTGGACCGAAGTGGTGCAGGGCGTCATTAAGACCTTCGGGGCGTTGCTGATTCTGTATTTGATTATCGAGAACATGCCCGGCGGCCTGCCCAACGTGGTAGCCATCGGGCAGCAGCACGACAAGTTCAGCCTGGGCGGCTTCCTGCCCGACTTCACTCAGTCCACCTTCTGGGTGGTGCTGCTCTACGGCTTTTTTATCAACCTCAACAACTTCGGCGTCGACCAGAACTACGTGCAGCGCTACCACACGGCGGCCTCGGCCAAGCAGGCGGCCAAGTCCATCTGGCTGTGCGTGTGGCTGTACCTGCCCGCCTCGCTCTTGTTCTTCGTCATCGGCTCGGCGTTGTTTGCCTACTACCAGGTGCACCCCGAGCTGATTGAGGCCGTGAAGCTGAAAGTGGCCGCCGAAAAGCTGCCCCTCACGGCCACGGCCGCCCAGATCAGCCAGGCCGCGGCCCAGTTGCTGCCCTCGGATTACGGCGACAAAGTCATGCCCCACTTCATGGTTACTAAGATTCCTTCGGGCTTCGTGGGGCTCATCGTGTCAGCTATTCTATCGGCGGCTATGAGCACCATCAGCTCGGGTATGAATGCCTCGGCCACGGTATTCACGGCCGACATCTACGAGCGGTATTTCAAGCCCAACCTGAATATGCGCCAGACCATGCGCATGCTGCACCTGGGCACCGTGGTGGTGGGTTTGCTGGGCATGGGCACCGGCATTGCCATGATTGGGGTGAAAAGCGTGCTGGACGTGTGGTGGGAGCTGTCGGGCATTTTTGCCGCGGGCATGCTGGGCTTGTTTCTGCTGGGCGTCATCAGCCGGCAAACCGGCAACCACGAGGCCCTTACTGCTACCATTATCGGGGTGCTGGTTATTCTCTGGATGACGTTTTCGGGCAAGCTGCCCGAGGAGCTGGCTTCCTTCCGCAACCCCCTGCACAAGAGCATGATTATCGTGGTGGGCACGCTCACTATTTTCCTGGTCGGTTTGCTGCTCACCAAGTGGCGCGGCGCCAAAGCAGTTCCCCCCGAACCAACCCTGGCCGCGGCCGAACAGGTGCACTAG
- a CDS encoding SusC/RagA family TonB-linked outer membrane protein, whose translation MRPFLPLLTASVLCVTVAAQAQTRTITGQVVSTDKSEPLPGVTVVVKGTTNGNSTDPEGRFTLQVAGQQDLTLVISYIGFKTQELAVRPDQSRLEVRLSPAAAELDDVVVIGYGTVKKRDLTGAVTSVKGEEVTKLPVTTVTEALQGKIPGADITRANGYAGQGASIRIRGNRSISNPGSSNNVLYIVDGVQNVNAADIDPNDVQSIEVLKDASSTAIYGSRGANGVILITTKRGSSGKPKITFNAYSGVTKVAGYGQFMSGPEWVAFRREAFRAAGTWNSPADDAVAFNPQQREAIANEQYINWPDQLLHNGLQQNYQVGLTGGSDNTKVYFSLGYYDEKGLMKIDRFKRYTLRANVDQTVSKWLKAGVQTQLAYINNDIRRDPFNLASQAVPLGRAYDDEGKLIYRLLGSTQINPLADEQPGVYDRNTKTNRFTAAAYVELTPLPGLSLRSTFAANFATAEAGNFYGVNTIDGAGNRSQASITNTQNRNLSWENVLTYKKDIGDHSLTLTGVASNLIFISTNSFAGGQNQVLPSQSFYNLGAANQNPFFGSGFTRNDLISFAGRVNYSWKGRYLLTATTRVDNSSKLARKQDYFPSVGLGWRIIDESFMQDFTFLTELKLRGSYGVSGNDGINPYATQNSLTTTQFSFTDATAAPTYTIAPLIGNTDLGWEKTYTTDLGVDFGLFDNRLTGTVDYYDALTKDLIFPLTLPAFTGVTTVNRNIGKTRNRGLEVSVTSQNVRNEKLTWSTTLTYARNRETIVELPNGDVIADDYRNSLLVGQPSQVFYDYQKIGIWQLGQEGEAASYGTPGQFIPGDIRVADLSGPDGVPDGKITAADRTIIGSRVPKWTGGLSNDVRYKGFDLNVLVVARVGQWISSDYYAKYTRSGNNNGAIVDYWTPENPTNDYPRPHATRTLNYVTTLTEREASWAKVRNVTLGYTIPKSLVGKASIDNVRVYVSGRNLYTLSNIKDFDPEGEGVIDRPLNRAFVIGLNVGF comes from the coding sequence ATGAGACCCTTTCTTCCCCTTCTCACCGCCTCCGTGCTGTGCGTAACAGTGGCCGCCCAGGCCCAGACGCGCACCATCACGGGCCAGGTCGTCAGCACTGACAAGTCCGAGCCGCTGCCTGGCGTCACGGTGGTCGTGAAAGGCACCACCAATGGCAACAGCACCGACCCCGAGGGCCGATTTACCCTGCAGGTGGCCGGCCAGCAGGACCTGACCCTGGTGATTTCCTACATCGGCTTTAAAACCCAGGAGCTGGCTGTGCGGCCCGACCAATCCCGTCTGGAAGTACGCCTGTCGCCGGCTGCCGCCGAACTCGACGACGTGGTGGTTATTGGCTACGGCACCGTAAAAAAGCGCGACCTGACCGGGGCCGTTACGTCGGTGAAAGGGGAGGAGGTAACCAAGCTGCCCGTTACGACCGTAACCGAGGCCCTGCAGGGCAAGATTCCGGGCGCCGACATCACCCGAGCCAACGGCTACGCCGGCCAGGGCGCCAGCATCCGCATCCGCGGCAACCGCTCGATTTCCAATCCGGGCTCCTCCAACAACGTGCTCTACATCGTCGACGGGGTGCAGAACGTCAACGCGGCCGACATCGACCCGAACGACGTGCAGAGCATTGAGGTGCTCAAGGACGCTTCGTCGACGGCCATTTACGGTTCGCGCGGGGCCAATGGCGTTATCCTGATTACTACCAAGCGCGGCAGCAGCGGCAAGCCCAAAATTACCTTCAACGCCTATTCGGGCGTCACGAAGGTGGCCGGCTACGGGCAGTTTATGAGTGGGCCCGAGTGGGTAGCTTTCCGCCGGGAGGCCTTCCGCGCCGCCGGCACCTGGAACTCGCCCGCCGACGACGCCGTGGCCTTCAACCCGCAGCAGCGCGAGGCCATTGCCAACGAGCAGTACATCAACTGGCCCGACCAGCTGCTGCACAACGGCCTGCAGCAAAACTACCAGGTGGGTCTCACCGGCGGCTCGGATAACACGAAAGTGTATTTCTCCCTGGGCTACTACGACGAGAAGGGGCTGATGAAAATTGACCGCTTCAAGCGCTACACCCTGCGCGCCAACGTGGACCAGACGGTGAGCAAGTGGCTAAAAGCGGGCGTGCAGACCCAGCTGGCCTACATCAACAACGACATTCGCCGCGACCCGTTCAACCTGGCTTCCCAGGCTGTGCCCCTGGGCCGGGCCTACGACGACGAGGGCAAGCTCATTTACCGCCTGCTGGGCAGCACCCAGATTAACCCGCTGGCCGACGAGCAGCCCGGCGTATACGACCGCAACACCAAGACCAACCGCTTCACGGCCGCCGCCTACGTGGAGCTGACCCCGCTGCCCGGGCTAAGCCTGCGCTCCACCTTTGCGGCCAACTTCGCTACCGCCGAAGCCGGCAACTTTTACGGGGTGAATACCATCGACGGGGCCGGCAACCGCTCCCAGGCCTCTATCACCAACACCCAGAACCGCAACCTGAGCTGGGAAAACGTACTGACGTACAAGAAGGACATCGGCGACCATTCGCTCACGCTCACCGGCGTGGCCAGCAACCTCATATTTATCAGCACCAACAGCTTTGCCGGCGGCCAAAACCAGGTGCTGCCTTCGCAGTCGTTCTACAACCTGGGAGCCGCCAATCAGAACCCGTTTTTTGGCTCCGGCTTCACTCGTAACGACCTGATTTCCTTTGCCGGGCGCGTCAACTACAGCTGGAAGGGGCGCTACCTGCTCACGGCCACCACCCGCGTCGATAACTCCTCCAAGCTGGCGCGCAAGCAGGACTATTTTCCCTCCGTGGGCCTGGGCTGGCGCATCATCGACGAGTCGTTTATGCAGGACTTCACCTTCCTGACCGAGCTGAAGCTACGTGGTAGCTACGGCGTGTCGGGCAACGATGGCATTAATCCCTACGCCACGCAGAACTCACTGACTACTACACAGTTTTCTTTTACTGACGCCACGGCAGCCCCCACTTACACCATTGCGCCGCTTATCGGCAACACCGACCTGGGCTGGGAGAAAACCTACACCACCGACCTGGGTGTGGATTTCGGCCTGTTCGATAACCGCCTCACCGGCACCGTCGACTACTACGACGCGCTGACCAAAGACCTGATTTTCCCGCTCACCCTGCCCGCGTTTACGGGCGTGACGACCGTGAACCGCAACATTGGCAAGACACGCAACCGCGGCCTGGAAGTGTCCGTGACCTCGCAGAACGTGCGCAACGAGAAGCTGACCTGGTCGACCACGCTGACTTACGCCCGCAACCGCGAAACCATCGTGGAGCTGCCCAACGGCGACGTTATTGCCGACGATTACCGTAATTCCCTGCTTGTGGGCCAGCCCTCGCAGGTTTTTTACGACTACCAGAAAATCGGCATCTGGCAGCTGGGGCAGGAAGGGGAGGCCGCTTCCTACGGCACGCCCGGGCAGTTTATCCCCGGCGACATCCGGGTGGCGGACCTTTCCGGACCCGACGGCGTGCCCGACGGCAAAATAACCGCTGCCGACCGCACCATCATCGGCTCCCGGGTGCCCAAGTGGACCGGCGGCCTGAGCAACGACGTGCGCTACAAGGGCTTCGATTTGAACGTGCTGGTGGTAGCCCGCGTGGGCCAGTGGATCAGCTCCGACTACTACGCCAAGTACACCCGCAGCGGCAACAACAACGGCGCCATCGTGGACTACTGGACGCCGGAAAACCCCACCAACGACTACCCCCGCCCCCACGCCACGCGCACCCTGAACTACGTCACCACGCTCACCGAGCGCGAAGCCTCCTGGGCCAAAGTGCGCAACGTGACCCTGGGCTATACCATTCCCAAGAGCCTGGTCGGGAAAGCCAGCATCGACAACGTGCGCGTGTATGTGTCGGGGCGTAACCTCTATACGCTCAGTAACATCAAGGATTTCGACCCGGAGGGGGAAGGCGTCATTGACCGGCCGCTGAACCGCGCTTTTGTAATAGGCCTGAACGTGGGCTTCTAA